A stretch of the Argentina anserina chromosome 6, drPotAnse1.1, whole genome shotgun sequence genome encodes the following:
- the LOC126800222 gene encoding phospholipid-transporting ATPase 1-like isoform X3 — translation MSGEHPLLSPPDSPSAPLVPPSTLAERLEQLCPDGSSPPPPPPSVLGSNDVDGQGESLLVREYTADCGVRPGKHFFELGPESRPQFPLDYPTRHKKRLASWGTMELHSINGNSGDSSAVQEKGNNKSQGIHHKSVHCEDGLLHEDTPRLIYIDDPRRTNDKYEFTGNEIRTSQYTLITFLPKNVFIQFHRVAYLYFLAIAVLNQLPPLAVFGRTASLFPLLFVLCVTAIKDGYEDWRRHRSDRNENNRESLVLQSGQYRVKKWKDIQVGEVLKICADDTIPCDMVMLGTSDPSGIAYIQTMNLDGESNLKTRYARQETSSAVAEGCTIMGIIRCEQPNRNIYEFTANMEFNGHTFPLTQSNIVLRGCQLKNTEWIIGVVVYAGQETKAMLNSAASPPKRSKVERYMNRETLSLSVFLLVMCSVVAAGMGTWLIRHKNQIDTLPYYRKRFYTNWGKLNGKTYRFYGIPLEIFFSFLSSVIVFQIMIPISLYITVELVRLGQSYFMIEDRHMFDCNSGSRFQCRSFNINEDLGQIRYIFSDKTGTLTENKMEFRRASIFGRDYGSRVIVADQLQEEHDTGAGSARKRWKLKSEVALDYELMELLHKDLSEDERIAAHEFFLTLAACNTVVPIVSTGTSSSCAKGVLDVDSIDYQGESPDEQALVIAASGYGYTLFERTSGHIAIDVNGEKLRLDVLGLHEFDSVRKRMSVVIRFPNNTIKVLVKGADTSMLSILANDSERDEKLRHSTQSHLSEYSSQGLRTLVVAARDLTNEELEQWQCMYEDASTSLTDRSLKLRQTAALIESNLKLLGATAIEDKLQDGVPEAIESLRQAGIKVWVLTGDKQETAISIGVSCKLLTADMQQIIINGTSEAECRNLLVDAMEQYVKTSNEPKCHAGKEDGKACVPLALIIDGNSLVYILEKDLQSELFDLATSCSVVVCCRVAPLQKAGIVDLVKTRTDDMTLAIGDGANDVSMIQMADVGVGICGQEGRQAVMASDFAMGQFRFLKRLLLVHGHWNYQRIGYLVMYNFYRNAVFVLMLFWYILSTAFSTTSALTDYSSVFYSLIYTSVPTIIVGVLDKDLSHKTLLQYPKLYGSGHRQEAYNVPLFWITMLDTLWQSLVLFYVPMFTYKESTIDIWSMGSLWTIAVVILVNVHLAMDIHRWVFITHIAVWGSIIITYACVVILDSIPVFPNYWTIYHLACSPTYWITILLIIVVALLPRFVYKVVHHIFWASDIQIAKETEMLRSKRKHLGSEKDDDSS, via the exons ATGAGCGGTGAGCATCCGCTGCTGTCACCGCCGGATTCTCCATCAGCGCCGCTTGTGCCGCCCTCTACGCTAGCCGAGAGACTCGAGCAGCTCTGCCCTGATGGTTCcagtcctcctcctcctcctccttccgtTCTCGGCAGCAATGATGTTGATGGCCAAGGTGAGTCGTTGTTAGTGAGGGAATACACCGCGGATTGTGGTGTGAGACCAGGGAAGCATTTTTTTGAACTAGGGCCAGAGTCTCGCCCGCAGTTTCCGTTGGACTACCCCACGCGGCATAAGAAACGCCTGGCGTCGTGGGGTACAATGGAGCTGCATAGTATCAATGGTAATTCAGGGGATTCATCGGCGGTTCAGGAAAAAGGGAATAATAAGTCTCAGGGGATTCACCACAAAAGCGTCCATTGTGAAGATGGCCTCCTACATGAAGACACTCCGAGATTGATCTATATCGATGATCCAAGGAGAACAAATGACAAGTATGAGTTCACTGGCAATGAGATTCGAACCAGCCAGTACACCTTAATCACCTTCTTGCCCAAGAATGTTTTCATTCAGTTTCACCGGGTTGCTTATTTGTATTTTCTAGCTATTGCCGTTCTGAATCAGCTTCCGCCTCTTGCTGTCTTTGGAAGAACAGCGTCTCTTTTTCCCCTCCTGTTTGTGCTCTGTGTCACAGCTATAAAAGATGGCTATGAGGATTGGCGAAGACATAGATCAGACAGGAACGAAAACAACCGGGAGTCTTTGGTACTTCAATCTGGGCAATATCGAGTAAAGAAGTGGAAAGATATTCAAGTGGGTGAGGTTTTGAAGATCTGTGCTGATGATACAATTCCTTGTGATATGGTTATGCTAGGAACAAGTGACCCTAGTGGAATTGCTTACATTCAGACAATGAATCTGGATGGCGAGTCAAACCTCAAGACAAGGTATGCACGCCAGGAAACATCTTCAGCTGTAGCCGAAGGGTGTACAATTATGGGGATCATCAGATGTGAACAACCCAATCGGAATATCTATGAGTTTACAGCCAACATGGAGTTCAATGGACATACTTTTCCTCTAACACAGTCAAATATAGTTCTACGCGGTTGCCAGCTGAAGAACACGGAGTGGATAATTGGTGTTGTGGTATATGCTGGACAGGAAACAAAGGCAATGCTGAATAGTGCAGCTTCTCCTCCCAAAAGAAGCAAAGTTGAACGCTACATGAACAGAGAAACCTTGTCGTTGTCAGTTTTCCTTCTTGTCATGTGTTCAGTTGTGGCTGCCGGCATGGGTACGTGGCTCATACGCCATAAGAATCAGATTGATACGTTGCCTTATTACAGGAAAAGATTCTACACCAATTGGGGGAAGCTTAATGGGAAAACCTATAGATTTTATGGGATACCACTGGaaatctttttctcttttttgagTTCTGTGATAGTGTTTCAGATAATGATACCAATCTCTCTGTATATTACTGTGGAGTTGGTTCGTTTAGGCCAGTCATATTTCATGATTGAAGATAGGCATATGTTCGACTGTAATTCTGGCTCAAGGTTCCAGTGCAGGTCCTTCAATATCAATGAGGATTTGGGTCAAATACGATATATATTTTCAGACAAAACAGGGACACTTACTGAAAATAAGATGGAATTCCGCAGAGCAAGCATATTTGGGAGGGATTACGGGAGCCGTGTGATTGTGGCTGATCAGTTGCAGGAAGAGCATGATACAG GAGCAGGTTCAGCTAGAAAGAGATGGAAGCTTAAATCTGAAGTTGCTCTCGATTATGAACTCATGGAGTTGCTGCACAAAGATTTGAGTGAAGACGAGAGGATTGCTGCACATGAGTTTTTTCTTACATTGGCAGCTTGTAATACTGTTGTTCCTATTGTCAGTACTGGTACATCTTCCAGTTGTGCCAAAGgtgttttggatgttgattCTATTGATTATCAGGGGGAATCCCCAGACGAGCAGGCACTAGTTATTGCAGCCTCTGGTTATGGATATACTCTCTTTGAGCGCACATCAGGGCATATTGCAATTGATGTCAATGGTGAGAAACTAAG GTTGGATGTATTGGGTCTGcatgaatttgacagtgtgcGAAAACGAATGTCCGTTGTAATCAGATTTCCAAACAATACTATAAAGGTGTTGGTGAAAGGTGCTGATACCTCAATGCTCAGCATATTGGCTAATGACTCTGAAAGGGATGAGAAATTGAGACATTCAACTCAGAGCCATCTGAGTGAATATTCCTcacaaggtctacgtactcttGTGGTTGCTGCAAGAGATCTTACAAATGAAGAACTTGAGCAGTGGCAATGCATGTATGAAGATGCTAGTACCTCACTGACTGATCGATCCTTAAAACTACGACAAACAGCAGCTCTTATTGAATCCAACTTAAAGTTACTTGGGGCAACTGCAATTGAGGATAAGCTACAAGATGGTGTGCCAGAAGCTATTGAATCTCTCAGGCAAGCAGGAATTAAGGTCTGGGTTCTGACTGGAGATAAGCAAGAGACAGCTATTTCAATTGGTGTATCTTGCAAACTCTTGACCGCAGATATGCAACAAATTATCATAAATGGAACTTCTGAGGCTGAATGCAGAAATCTTTTGGTCGATGCTATGGAACAATACG TGAAGACGTCGAATGAGCCAAAATGCCATGCAGGGAAGGAAGATGGAAAGGCATGTGTGCCATTAGCACTGATAATTGATGGGAACAGTTTGGTATACATTTTGGAGAAGGATCTACAGTCGGAG CTTTTCGACCTTGCCACTTCCTGTAGTGTTGTTGTATGCTGTCGTGTTGCTCCATTGCAGAAAGCTGGAATTGTTGATCTAGTTAAGACCCGTACTGATGATATGACACTGGCTATAGGTGATG GGGCAAATGATGTTTCAATGATCCAAATGGCGGATGTTGGGGTTGGAATTTGTGGTCAGGAGGGGCGTCAAGCTGTGATGGCATCAGACTTTGCCATGGGTCAGTTTCGCTTTTTGAAAAGGCTGCTTCTGGTGCACGGACACTGGAACTATCAGCGTATTGGTTATCTGGTGATGTACAACTTCTACCGCAATGCAGTTTTTGTGCTGATGCTCTTTTG GTATATATTGTCCACAGCATTTTCAACAACTTCTGCATTGACAGACTATAGTAGTGTTTTCTATTCTCTTATATATACTTCTGTCCCTACAATCATTGTTGGGGTTCTGGATAAAGATCTGAGCCACAAGACATTACTACAATACCCAAAATTGTATGGTTCTGGCCATAGACAGGAAGCATATAATGTACCTCTTTTCTGGATAACAATGCTTGACACCCTATGGCAGAGTCTTGTTCTCTTTTATGTGCCCATGTTCACCTATAAGGAGAGCACAATCGATATATGGAGCATGGGCAGTCTGTGGACCATAGCAGTAGTTATTCTTGTTAATGTACATTTGGCAATGGACATTCATCGGTGGGTATTTATCACTCATATTGCAGTATGGGGATCAATAATCATCACATATGCCTGTGTGGTGATATTGGATTCAATACCTGTTTTTCCCAATTACTG GACTATATACCATTTGGCATGTTCTCCTACATATTGGATCACCATTTTGCTTATAATAGTTGTAGCCTTGCTCCCTCGTTTTGTGTACAAAGTTGTACATCATATCTTTTGGGCGTCCGATATTCAGATAGCTAAAGAAACTGAGATGTTACGTAGTAAACGTAAGCATTTGGGCTCGGAGAAAGATGATGATTCAAGTTAA
- the LOC126800222 gene encoding phospholipid-transporting ATPase 1-like isoform X1, whose amino-acid sequence MSGEHPLLSPPDSPSAPLVPPSTLAERLEQLCPDGSSPPPPPPSVLGSNDVDGQGESLLVREYTADCGVRPGKHFFELGPESRPQFPLDYPTRHKKRLASWGTMELHSINGNSGDSSAVQEKGNNKSQGIHHKSVHCEDGLLHEDTPRLIYIDDPRRTNDKYEFTGNEIRTSQYTLITFLPKNVFIQFHRVAYLYFLAIAVLNQLPPLAVFGRTASLFPLLFVLCVTAIKDGYEDWRRHRSDRNENNRESLVLQSGQYRVKKWKDIQVGEVLKICADDTIPCDMVMLGTSDPSGIAYIQTMNLDGESNLKTRYARQETSSAVAEGCTIMGIIRCEQPNRNIYEFTANMEFNGHTFPLTQSNIVLRGCQLKNTEWIIGVVVYAGQETKAMLNSAASPPKRSKVERYMNRETLSLSVFLLVMCSVVAAGMGTWLIRHKNQIDTLPYYRKRFYTNWGKLNGKTYRFYGIPLEIFFSFLSSVIVFQIMIPISLYITVELVRLGQSYFMIEDRHMFDCNSGSRFQCRSFNINEDLGQIRYIFSDKTGTLTENKMEFRRASIFGRDYGSRVIVADQLQEEHDTGAGSARKRWKLKSEVALDYELMELLHKDLSEDERIAAHEFFLTLAACNTVVPIVSTGTSSSCAKGVLDVDSIDYQGESPDEQALVIAASGYGYTLFERTSGHIAIDVNGEKLRLDVLGLHEFDSVRKRMSVVIRFPNNTIKVLVKGADTSMLSILANDSERDEKLRHSTQSHLSEYSSQGLRTLVVAARDLTNEELEQWQCMYEDASTSLTDRSLKLRQTAALIESNLKLLGATAIEDKLQDGVPEAIESLRQAGIKVWVLTGDKQETAISIGVSCKLLTADMQQIIINGTSEAECRNLLVDAMEQYGIQSSNIINQSSNCKSNAAFDYLELPDEVKTSNEPKCHAGKEDGKACVPLALIIDGNSLVYILEKDLQSELFDLATSCSVVVCCRVAPLQKAGIVDLVKTRTDDMTLAIGDGANDVSMIQMADVGVGICGQEGRQAVMASDFAMGQFRFLKRLLLVHGHWNYQRIGYLVMYNFYRNAVFVLMLFWYILSTAFSTTSALTDYSSVFYSLIYTSVPTIIVGVLDKDLSHKTLLQYPKLYGSGHRQEAYNVPLFWITMLDTLWQSLVLFYVPMFTYKESTIDIWSMGSLWTIAVVILVNVHLAMDIHRWVFITHIAVWGSIIITYACVVILDSIPVFPNYWTIYHLACSPTYWITILLIIVVALLPRFVYKVVHHIFWASDIQIAKETEMLRSKRKHLGSEKDDDSS is encoded by the exons ATGAGCGGTGAGCATCCGCTGCTGTCACCGCCGGATTCTCCATCAGCGCCGCTTGTGCCGCCCTCTACGCTAGCCGAGAGACTCGAGCAGCTCTGCCCTGATGGTTCcagtcctcctcctcctcctccttccgtTCTCGGCAGCAATGATGTTGATGGCCAAGGTGAGTCGTTGTTAGTGAGGGAATACACCGCGGATTGTGGTGTGAGACCAGGGAAGCATTTTTTTGAACTAGGGCCAGAGTCTCGCCCGCAGTTTCCGTTGGACTACCCCACGCGGCATAAGAAACGCCTGGCGTCGTGGGGTACAATGGAGCTGCATAGTATCAATGGTAATTCAGGGGATTCATCGGCGGTTCAGGAAAAAGGGAATAATAAGTCTCAGGGGATTCACCACAAAAGCGTCCATTGTGAAGATGGCCTCCTACATGAAGACACTCCGAGATTGATCTATATCGATGATCCAAGGAGAACAAATGACAAGTATGAGTTCACTGGCAATGAGATTCGAACCAGCCAGTACACCTTAATCACCTTCTTGCCCAAGAATGTTTTCATTCAGTTTCACCGGGTTGCTTATTTGTATTTTCTAGCTATTGCCGTTCTGAATCAGCTTCCGCCTCTTGCTGTCTTTGGAAGAACAGCGTCTCTTTTTCCCCTCCTGTTTGTGCTCTGTGTCACAGCTATAAAAGATGGCTATGAGGATTGGCGAAGACATAGATCAGACAGGAACGAAAACAACCGGGAGTCTTTGGTACTTCAATCTGGGCAATATCGAGTAAAGAAGTGGAAAGATATTCAAGTGGGTGAGGTTTTGAAGATCTGTGCTGATGATACAATTCCTTGTGATATGGTTATGCTAGGAACAAGTGACCCTAGTGGAATTGCTTACATTCAGACAATGAATCTGGATGGCGAGTCAAACCTCAAGACAAGGTATGCACGCCAGGAAACATCTTCAGCTGTAGCCGAAGGGTGTACAATTATGGGGATCATCAGATGTGAACAACCCAATCGGAATATCTATGAGTTTACAGCCAACATGGAGTTCAATGGACATACTTTTCCTCTAACACAGTCAAATATAGTTCTACGCGGTTGCCAGCTGAAGAACACGGAGTGGATAATTGGTGTTGTGGTATATGCTGGACAGGAAACAAAGGCAATGCTGAATAGTGCAGCTTCTCCTCCCAAAAGAAGCAAAGTTGAACGCTACATGAACAGAGAAACCTTGTCGTTGTCAGTTTTCCTTCTTGTCATGTGTTCAGTTGTGGCTGCCGGCATGGGTACGTGGCTCATACGCCATAAGAATCAGATTGATACGTTGCCTTATTACAGGAAAAGATTCTACACCAATTGGGGGAAGCTTAATGGGAAAACCTATAGATTTTATGGGATACCACTGGaaatctttttctcttttttgagTTCTGTGATAGTGTTTCAGATAATGATACCAATCTCTCTGTATATTACTGTGGAGTTGGTTCGTTTAGGCCAGTCATATTTCATGATTGAAGATAGGCATATGTTCGACTGTAATTCTGGCTCAAGGTTCCAGTGCAGGTCCTTCAATATCAATGAGGATTTGGGTCAAATACGATATATATTTTCAGACAAAACAGGGACACTTACTGAAAATAAGATGGAATTCCGCAGAGCAAGCATATTTGGGAGGGATTACGGGAGCCGTGTGATTGTGGCTGATCAGTTGCAGGAAGAGCATGATACAG GAGCAGGTTCAGCTAGAAAGAGATGGAAGCTTAAATCTGAAGTTGCTCTCGATTATGAACTCATGGAGTTGCTGCACAAAGATTTGAGTGAAGACGAGAGGATTGCTGCACATGAGTTTTTTCTTACATTGGCAGCTTGTAATACTGTTGTTCCTATTGTCAGTACTGGTACATCTTCCAGTTGTGCCAAAGgtgttttggatgttgattCTATTGATTATCAGGGGGAATCCCCAGACGAGCAGGCACTAGTTATTGCAGCCTCTGGTTATGGATATACTCTCTTTGAGCGCACATCAGGGCATATTGCAATTGATGTCAATGGTGAGAAACTAAG GTTGGATGTATTGGGTCTGcatgaatttgacagtgtgcGAAAACGAATGTCCGTTGTAATCAGATTTCCAAACAATACTATAAAGGTGTTGGTGAAAGGTGCTGATACCTCAATGCTCAGCATATTGGCTAATGACTCTGAAAGGGATGAGAAATTGAGACATTCAACTCAGAGCCATCTGAGTGAATATTCCTcacaaggtctacgtactcttGTGGTTGCTGCAAGAGATCTTACAAATGAAGAACTTGAGCAGTGGCAATGCATGTATGAAGATGCTAGTACCTCACTGACTGATCGATCCTTAAAACTACGACAAACAGCAGCTCTTATTGAATCCAACTTAAAGTTACTTGGGGCAACTGCAATTGAGGATAAGCTACAAGATGGTGTGCCAGAAGCTATTGAATCTCTCAGGCAAGCAGGAATTAAGGTCTGGGTTCTGACTGGAGATAAGCAAGAGACAGCTATTTCAATTGGTGTATCTTGCAAACTCTTGACCGCAGATATGCAACAAATTATCATAAATGGAACTTCTGAGGCTGAATGCAGAAATCTTTTGGTCGATGCTATGGAACAATACGGTATACAGTCATCAAATATAATAAATCAGAGTTCAAATTGTAAAAGCAATGCTGCATTTGATTATCTTGAGTTACCTGATGAAGTGAAGACGTCGAATGAGCCAAAATGCCATGCAGGGAAGGAAGATGGAAAGGCATGTGTGCCATTAGCACTGATAATTGATGGGAACAGTTTGGTATACATTTTGGAGAAGGATCTACAGTCGGAG CTTTTCGACCTTGCCACTTCCTGTAGTGTTGTTGTATGCTGTCGTGTTGCTCCATTGCAGAAAGCTGGAATTGTTGATCTAGTTAAGACCCGTACTGATGATATGACACTGGCTATAGGTGATG GGGCAAATGATGTTTCAATGATCCAAATGGCGGATGTTGGGGTTGGAATTTGTGGTCAGGAGGGGCGTCAAGCTGTGATGGCATCAGACTTTGCCATGGGTCAGTTTCGCTTTTTGAAAAGGCTGCTTCTGGTGCACGGACACTGGAACTATCAGCGTATTGGTTATCTGGTGATGTACAACTTCTACCGCAATGCAGTTTTTGTGCTGATGCTCTTTTG GTATATATTGTCCACAGCATTTTCAACAACTTCTGCATTGACAGACTATAGTAGTGTTTTCTATTCTCTTATATATACTTCTGTCCCTACAATCATTGTTGGGGTTCTGGATAAAGATCTGAGCCACAAGACATTACTACAATACCCAAAATTGTATGGTTCTGGCCATAGACAGGAAGCATATAATGTACCTCTTTTCTGGATAACAATGCTTGACACCCTATGGCAGAGTCTTGTTCTCTTTTATGTGCCCATGTTCACCTATAAGGAGAGCACAATCGATATATGGAGCATGGGCAGTCTGTGGACCATAGCAGTAGTTATTCTTGTTAATGTACATTTGGCAATGGACATTCATCGGTGGGTATTTATCACTCATATTGCAGTATGGGGATCAATAATCATCACATATGCCTGTGTGGTGATATTGGATTCAATACCTGTTTTTCCCAATTACTG GACTATATACCATTTGGCATGTTCTCCTACATATTGGATCACCATTTTGCTTATAATAGTTGTAGCCTTGCTCCCTCGTTTTGTGTACAAAGTTGTACATCATATCTTTTGGGCGTCCGATATTCAGATAGCTAAAGAAACTGAGATGTTACGTAGTAAACGTAAGCATTTGGGCTCGGAGAAAGATGATGATTCAAGTTAA